In Alicyclobacillus vulcanalis, the following are encoded in one genomic region:
- a CDS encoding ABC transporter ATP-binding protein: MSQDRRDMQAMRPPMPMRHGGMRPGMPVQKPKDFSGTARRLVRYFRPHAWRIGLVFVMTVLGTLFSILGPDVMKGITNDLVAGLRHKWMHLPGPAFDWADIVRVLEELTGLYVLSSVFGYLQQYMMAGVAQKTVYALRRDVYAKLERLPLSFFDGRPIGDVMSRFVNDFDNIGNTLQQALLQFVSSIVTFVGVIAVMLSISPLMTLVMFLTLPLSFYVTRFVTKRSQGFFVGQQRSLGLLNGHIEEMYTGHAIVRAFNMEPRAVKTFDHHNEALYESGWRAQFISGLIFPLNNFIGNLGYVLVSVIGGLFVARGSISIGDIQAFILYARQFSQPITQLSSISNIIQSTIASAERIFELLDEPEEVPDPATPVRLEHPRGNVAFHHVSFRYKDDVPLIEDLNLEVAAGQTVAIVGPTGAGKTTLVNLLMRFYDVREGQITIDGVDIRDMTRADLRSLFGMVLQDTWLFHGSIRDNIAYAKPDASEDEIVRAARAARADHFIRALPDGYDTVINEEASNLSQGQKQLVTIARAILADPVILILDEATSSVDTRTELLIQEAMQRLMEGRTSFVIAHRLSTIQNADQILVMNHGRVIEQGTHRELLEKGGFYAELYRSQFAGSSVDEALAEVARTAASQTSNG, translated from the coding sequence ATGAGCCAGGATCGGCGCGACATGCAGGCGATGCGGCCGCCCATGCCCATGCGCCACGGCGGAATGCGCCCCGGCATGCCCGTTCAGAAGCCAAAGGACTTCAGCGGCACCGCGCGGCGCCTGGTGCGCTATTTTCGGCCGCACGCCTGGCGAATTGGGCTCGTCTTCGTGATGACGGTGCTCGGCACGCTGTTTTCCATCCTGGGGCCGGACGTGATGAAGGGCATCACGAACGATCTCGTCGCGGGCCTGCGCCACAAGTGGATGCATCTGCCCGGTCCCGCATTTGACTGGGCGGACATCGTGCGCGTGCTCGAGGAGCTGACGGGGCTGTACGTGCTCTCCAGCGTGTTTGGCTACTTGCAGCAGTACATGATGGCCGGCGTCGCGCAAAAGACGGTGTATGCGCTGCGCCGCGACGTGTACGCCAAGTTGGAACGCCTGCCACTTTCGTTTTTCGACGGGCGCCCGATTGGCGACGTGATGAGCCGATTTGTGAACGACTTCGACAACATCGGCAACACGCTTCAGCAGGCGCTGCTTCAGTTTGTGTCGAGCATCGTCACCTTCGTCGGTGTCATTGCGGTCATGTTGTCCATCAGTCCGTTGATGACGCTCGTGATGTTTCTCACACTGCCGCTGTCGTTTTACGTCACGCGGTTTGTCACCAAGCGGTCGCAGGGCTTTTTCGTGGGCCAGCAGCGCTCGCTCGGGCTTTTGAACGGCCACATTGAAGAGATGTACACGGGCCATGCCATCGTGCGGGCGTTCAACATGGAGCCCCGCGCCGTCAAGACGTTTGATCACCACAACGAGGCCCTGTATGAATCGGGGTGGCGGGCGCAGTTTATCTCGGGGCTCATCTTCCCCCTGAACAACTTTATCGGCAACCTCGGCTACGTGTTGGTCAGCGTGATCGGCGGATTGTTCGTGGCGCGCGGCTCCATCAGCATCGGGGATATTCAGGCGTTCATTCTCTATGCCCGCCAGTTCTCGCAGCCCATCACGCAGTTGTCCAGCATCTCGAACATCATTCAATCGACCATTGCGTCCGCTGAGCGAATTTTTGAGCTGCTCGATGAACCGGAAGAGGTGCCTGATCCAGCGACGCCGGTGCGGCTCGAGCATCCCAGGGGCAACGTCGCGTTTCACCACGTCTCGTTCCGCTATAAGGACGATGTGCCGCTCATCGAGGACCTGAACCTCGAGGTGGCCGCGGGGCAGACGGTGGCCATCGTCGGTCCGACGGGCGCAGGGAAGACGACTCTCGTCAATCTGCTCATGCGCTTCTACGATGTCCGCGAAGGGCAGATCACCATCGACGGCGTCGATATCCGCGACATGACGCGCGCCGACCTGCGCAGCCTGTTTGGCATGGTGCTACAGGACACGTGGCTGTTTCATGGCTCCATCCGCGACAATATCGCCTATGCCAAACCCGACGCGAGTGAGGACGAGATCGTCCGGGCCGCCCGGGCAGCGCGCGCCGATCACTTCATTCGGGCTTTGCCCGACGGGTACGACACGGTCATCAACGAAGAGGCTTCCAACCTGTCACAGGGGCAGAAGCAGCTTGTGACCATCGCGCGAGCCATTCTGGCCGATCCCGTCATTCTCATCCTCGATGAGGCCACCTCCAGCGTCGACACCCGCACGGAGCTCCTGATCCAGGAGGCGATGCAGCGGCTGATGGAGGGGCGCACGAGTTTTGTCATCGCCCATCGTCTGTCGACCATCCAAAACGCGGACCAGATTCTCGTCATGAATCACGGCCGTGTGATCGAACAGGGGACGCACCGCGAGCTCTTGGAGAAGGGCGGTTTTTACGCCGAACTGTACCGCAGCCAGTTTGCCGGATCGAGCGTGGACGAAGCGCTCGCCGAGGTGGCGCGCACGGCCGCGAGCCAGACTTCGAATGGATGA
- a CDS encoding ABC transporter ATP-binding protein: MRKLFPYLRPYRLRIVLIVTFIFLQVLGNLYLPTLMSEIVDNGVLKGNLPYIFRMGAFMLAVSIVAVGFSITASYLSSQTAASFGKHLRRDLFAHVQTFSLEEIDRFSTASLITRTTNDITQVQQLVNMMLRMMIMAPLNCIGGVLMAVYTDASLSVVVWVMLPVLAAVIVLVFGRASRLFRVMQGKIDVLNRVLRETLTGIRVIRSFNQVARETKRFDHANADLTGTTTRVQKIMAALSPALMLVINLAVIAILWFGGVRVAHGQMQIGSLMAFIQYVTQLLFAIMMVSMMFFMIPRANASANRIYEVLSTASRIRDPEHPERLPRPQCEGLVEFRHVTFRYPGAQAPALSDISFVAKPGEVTAIIGGTGSGKSTLVSLIPRFYDVESGEVLVGGLDVRAWSQEDLRRQMGYVPQRSVLFSGTIADNIRVGQEDASDDEVREAARIAQALEFIEQMQDGFDAIVEQGGRNLSGGQKQRLCIARALVRRAPIYIFDDSFSALDFRTDARLRQALREAVRGATVIIVAQRVNTIRDADQIVVLDEGRIAGIGTHESLLASCQVYREIVRSQLGEEVMA, from the coding sequence TTGCGCAAGCTGTTTCCCTATCTGCGGCCGTACCGGCTGCGCATCGTCCTGATTGTGACGTTCATCTTTCTGCAGGTCCTCGGGAACCTGTATTTGCCAACCCTGATGTCGGAAATCGTCGACAACGGGGTGCTCAAGGGGAACCTTCCTTACATCTTTCGCATGGGCGCGTTCATGCTCGCGGTATCGATTGTCGCGGTGGGTTTCTCCATCACGGCGAGCTATCTGTCGTCGCAGACCGCCGCGAGCTTCGGCAAGCACCTTCGCCGCGACCTGTTCGCGCACGTGCAGACGTTTTCGCTGGAGGAAATCGACCGTTTCTCCACCGCCTCGCTCATCACGCGCACGACCAACGATATCACCCAGGTGCAGCAGCTTGTCAACATGATGCTGCGCATGATGATCATGGCGCCGCTCAACTGCATCGGCGGCGTGCTGATGGCCGTGTACACGGATGCGAGTCTGTCCGTCGTGGTGTGGGTGATGCTTCCGGTTCTCGCGGCAGTCATCGTCTTGGTGTTTGGGCGTGCGAGCCGGTTGTTCCGCGTCATGCAGGGCAAGATCGACGTGCTCAACCGCGTGTTGCGCGAAACCCTGACGGGCATCCGCGTCATTCGCTCCTTCAATCAGGTTGCACGCGAGACGAAGCGATTCGATCACGCCAACGCCGACCTGACGGGGACGACCACCCGCGTGCAGAAAATCATGGCGGCGCTGTCGCCGGCGCTCATGCTGGTCATCAACCTGGCCGTGATCGCCATCCTGTGGTTTGGCGGCGTGCGGGTCGCGCACGGTCAGATGCAGATTGGCTCGCTGATGGCGTTTATCCAATATGTCACGCAGCTCTTGTTTGCCATCATGATGGTCTCGATGATGTTCTTCATGATTCCGCGCGCCAACGCGTCGGCCAATCGCATCTACGAGGTCCTTTCCACGGCGTCGCGGATACGAGATCCGGAGCATCCTGAGCGGCTGCCGCGCCCGCAGTGCGAAGGGCTCGTGGAGTTTCGCCACGTGACGTTCCGGTATCCGGGTGCACAAGCGCCGGCGCTCTCCGACATTTCGTTTGTCGCAAAGCCGGGCGAAGTCACGGCGATCATCGGCGGGACGGGATCGGGCAAATCGACGCTCGTGAGCCTCATCCCCAGGTTCTACGACGTGGAATCGGGCGAGGTGCTCGTCGGGGGCCTGGACGTGCGGGCGTGGAGCCAGGAGGACCTGCGCAGGCAAATGGGCTACGTGCCTCAGCGGTCCGTGCTCTTCAGCGGCACCATCGCGGACAACATCCGCGTGGGCCAGGAGGACGCGAGCGATGACGAGGTGCGGGAAGCCGCGCGCATTGCCCAGGCGCTGGAATTCATCGAGCAGATGCAGGACGGCTTCGACGCCATCGTCGAGCAAGGAGGGCGGAATCTGTCTGGCGGGCAGAAGCAGCGCCTTTGCATCGCTCGGGCGCTGGTGCGCCGGGCGCCGATTTACATCTTCGACGACAGTTTCTCCGCACTCGACTTCCGCACGGACGCGAGGTTGCGCCAGGCGCTTCGGGAAGCGGTGCGCGGCGCCACGGTGATCATCGTCGCGCAACGCGTCAATACCATTCGGGATGCCGACCAAATCGTTGTGCTCGACGAGGGGCGGATTGCCGGCATCGGGACGCACGAATCGCTGCTCGCCAGCTGCCAGGTCTACAGGGAGATTGTGCGGTCTCAGCTCGGAGAGGAGGTCATGGCATGA
- a CDS encoding formate/nitrite transporter family protein, with translation MSNGFLSPAEIAQLAVDVGEKKSKEVWWKLLILGILAGAFIALGFLVDIRVTASLPDSLASVKSFLGGAVFPVGLMLVVIAGGELLTGNMMTLPIAVHAGRASLGGLVYNWFWVLIGNLLGSLFVAGAFGVGAHLLTADPFKATVIAIATAKAKLAFGPTILSAIGCNWLVCLAVWMAYGAKDIVSKIFAIWFPIMAFVAIGFQHVVANMFVLPAAMWVGGDLSWGKIIEEWCGAFIGNAIGGWIFTALAYYLVYLTKSRREA, from the coding sequence ATGAGCAATGGGTTTCTGAGTCCTGCGGAGATCGCGCAACTGGCAGTGGATGTGGGCGAAAAGAAGTCGAAAGAGGTCTGGTGGAAGCTGCTCATTCTGGGCATCTTGGCGGGCGCGTTCATCGCGCTGGGCTTCTTGGTGGACATCCGCGTGACCGCCAGCCTGCCAGACAGCTTGGCGTCCGTCAAGAGCTTCCTTGGCGGCGCGGTGTTCCCCGTGGGCCTGATGCTCGTCGTGATCGCGGGCGGAGAACTGTTGACCGGCAACATGATGACGCTGCCCATCGCGGTGCACGCGGGGCGCGCAAGCCTTGGCGGGCTTGTGTACAACTGGTTCTGGGTCTTGATCGGGAACCTGTTGGGATCGCTCTTCGTCGCCGGCGCGTTCGGGGTGGGCGCGCATCTGTTGACGGCCGATCCGTTCAAGGCGACGGTCATTGCCATTGCGACGGCAAAGGCGAAGCTCGCGTTTGGACCGACCATTCTGTCCGCGATTGGATGTAACTGGTTGGTGTGCTTGGCGGTTTGGATGGCTTACGGCGCCAAGGACATCGTGAGCAAGATCTTTGCGATTTGGTTCCCCATCATGGCGTTCGTGGCCATTGGCTTCCAGCACGTGGTCGCGAACATGTTTGTCCTGCCCGCGGCCATGTGGGTCGGTGGGGACTTGTCGTGGGGCAAGATCATTGAGGAGTGGTGCGGCGCGTTCATCGGGAACGCCATCGGCGGATGGATTTTCACTGCGCTCGCCTACTATCTCGTCTATCTGACGAAGTCGCGCCGCGAAGCCTGA
- a CDS encoding DODA-type extradiol aromatic ring-opening family dioxygenase, whose protein sequence is MSIVFAAVAPHGLPILPELAGDEAHVMAQTRASLTELGQAARQADPDVWVVITPHGIRAEGQFTLSASAYMEGELSEQTQAAMVRAYRADKGNVFHMRRAVDRALALEVAHRAQDVPLAILNFATADGPLSTLPLDWGSMIPLYFMPERPIVVIQTARSRPFSEHLRLGQAIRQACDRLHRRAGVIASCDWAHAHAADGPYGFHEDAPRLDEEVQRAIAAGELERLADFPPEMIENARPDGMWQALVLAGAVPKEERRPHLLSYERPTYFGMLVAQLR, encoded by the coding sequence ATGAGCATCGTGTTTGCAGCCGTGGCGCCGCACGGACTGCCCATCCTGCCGGAGCTCGCGGGCGATGAGGCCCATGTCATGGCCCAAACGCGCGCGAGCCTCACCGAACTGGGTCAGGCGGCGCGGCAGGCAGACCCCGACGTGTGGGTGGTCATTACGCCGCACGGCATCCGCGCGGAGGGGCAATTCACCTTGAGCGCAAGCGCATACATGGAAGGTGAGTTGAGTGAACAGACGCAGGCGGCGATGGTCCGCGCCTACCGGGCCGACAAGGGCAACGTCTTCCACATGCGCCGCGCGGTCGACCGCGCCCTCGCCCTCGAAGTTGCCCACAGAGCGCAGGATGTGCCCCTTGCCATTCTCAACTTCGCGACGGCAGACGGCCCGCTCTCGACGCTTCCCCTCGACTGGGGCAGCATGATTCCCTTGTATTTCATGCCGGAACGGCCCATTGTCGTCATCCAAACCGCGCGATCCCGCCCGTTCTCGGAACATCTTCGCCTGGGCCAGGCCATCCGCCAGGCGTGCGACAGGCTCCATCGGCGGGCCGGCGTGATCGCGAGCTGCGACTGGGCGCACGCGCATGCCGCAGACGGGCCATACGGCTTCCACGAAGACGCTCCGCGGCTGGACGAGGAAGTGCAGCGCGCAATCGCGGCAGGGGAGTTGGAGCGGCTTGCCGACTTTCCGCCCGAGATGATCGAAAACGCTCGGCCGGACGGCATGTGGCAAGCGCTCGTGCTGGCGGGCGCCGTACCGAAAGAGGAGAGGCGCCCGCACCTGTTGTCGTACGAGCGCCCGACCTACTTCGGCATGCTTGTGGCGCAGTTGCGATGA
- the fdhF gene encoding formate dehydrogenase subunit alpha: MLDIRTEAQAEAQTVVLEIDGKEVSVEPGRSVLEAILSTGQEHPHVCYHPALGPIETCDTCIVEIDGKLMRACSTPATAGMVVRTKSVAARYARKEAMDRILKNHELYCTVCDNNNGNCVLHNTVMQMGVEHQAYPFTPKPYEVDMSNPFYRYDPQQCILCGRCVEACQNLQVSEVLSIAWDRDVPRVIWDDDVPINESSCVSCGHCVTVCPTNALMEKSMLGEAGFLTGIEKPTLDKMIDLTKKVEPGYSSIFVLSEMEHEMREARIRKTKTVCTYCGVGCAFDVWTKDRHILKVEPQMEAPVNQISTCVKGKFGWDFVNSPDRLTKPLVRKGDRFVEVSWDEALDVIEKRIKEIQAAHGYDAVAFISSSKTTNEENYLMQKLARTVMHTNNIDNCSRYCQSPATEALRRTMGLGGDTGSIRDLELADLVIIVGANPAEAHPVLSTRLRRAQKKRGQKHIVADVRRNIMASRADLFIQPRQGTDLVWLSAVTKYIIDQGRHDEAFLREHVNGFDAYVRSLEKFTLDYASEVCGLRKEDMIRVAEMIMAAERVAVCWAMGVTQHRGGSDTSTAICNLLLVTGNVARPGTGAYPLRGHNNVQGAGDMGCAPPFLPGYERIDNEVQRRKWEALWGAELPTTPGLNNHQMVDAIHEGKLKAMYLCGEDMAVVDSNINYVEDAFRKLEFFVVQDVFLSKTAQFADVVLPACPSLEKEGTFTNTERRIQRLYRVLEPLGDAKPDWEIIQMVANRFGANWNYASPREIFEEMASTADLFRGATYERLEGYGSLQWPVLPDGTDTPLLYTDGFAFPDKKARLYPVDWTPPIEVGEEYDLELNNGRLLEHFHEGNMTSRVPGIHAKVPETYVEISPELAKERGVQDGAWVRLVSPYGSIRVRVVVTDRVSGKRVYVPLLSHADEEAVNRLTSSDHDTATYTPAYKEMRVRMEVIQSCGESPMKRGNFRLGKPNPQPGVNVEKKWARKDYVPLVTEGANVREG; the protein is encoded by the coding sequence ATGCTCGATATCAGAACCGAGGCACAGGCCGAGGCGCAAACTGTCGTATTGGAGATCGACGGGAAAGAAGTCTCCGTGGAGCCGGGACGCTCGGTGCTCGAGGCCATTTTGTCCACCGGACAGGAACATCCGCACGTCTGCTATCACCCGGCGCTCGGCCCCATTGAAACGTGCGACACCTGCATTGTCGAGATCGACGGCAAGCTCATGCGCGCCTGTTCGACGCCGGCCACAGCGGGCATGGTGGTGCGGACGAAATCCGTCGCCGCGCGCTATGCGCGGAAAGAAGCGATGGACCGCATTCTGAAAAACCACGAGCTGTACTGCACCGTGTGCGACAACAACAACGGTAACTGTGTGTTGCACAACACCGTGATGCAGATGGGCGTGGAACACCAGGCGTATCCCTTTACCCCCAAGCCCTACGAAGTCGACATGTCGAACCCGTTTTATCGGTACGATCCGCAGCAGTGCATTTTGTGTGGCCGCTGCGTCGAAGCTTGCCAAAATCTCCAGGTCAGCGAGGTCTTGTCGATCGCCTGGGACCGCGACGTGCCTCGGGTGATTTGGGACGACGACGTGCCGATCAACGAGTCGTCGTGCGTCTCGTGCGGTCACTGCGTGACCGTCTGCCCGACCAACGCGCTCATGGAGAAGTCGATGCTCGGAGAGGCCGGGTTCCTCACCGGCATTGAAAAGCCCACCCTCGACAAGATGATCGACCTCACCAAGAAGGTGGAACCGGGCTACTCCTCGATTTTTGTGCTGTCCGAGATGGAGCACGAGATGCGTGAGGCGCGCATTCGAAAGACGAAGACGGTCTGCACATACTGCGGCGTGGGCTGTGCCTTCGACGTGTGGACCAAGGACCGCCACATTCTGAAAGTCGAACCGCAGATGGAGGCACCGGTGAATCAAATCTCGACGTGCGTGAAGGGCAAGTTCGGTTGGGACTTCGTCAACAGCCCTGATCGCCTGACGAAGCCTCTGGTCAGAAAGGGCGACCGGTTCGTCGAGGTCAGCTGGGACGAGGCGCTCGACGTGATCGAAAAGCGCATCAAGGAGATCCAGGCGGCGCATGGCTATGACGCCGTGGCGTTCATCTCGTCCTCCAAGACGACGAATGAAGAGAACTACTTGATGCAGAAACTGGCGCGCACTGTGATGCACACGAACAACATCGACAACTGTTCGCGGTACTGTCAGTCGCCAGCGACGGAGGCCTTGCGGCGGACGATGGGACTTGGCGGAGACACGGGCTCCATTCGCGACCTCGAGCTCGCCGATCTCGTCATCATCGTCGGGGCAAACCCCGCCGAAGCGCATCCTGTGCTGTCGACCCGTCTGCGGCGAGCCCAGAAGAAGCGTGGCCAGAAGCACATCGTGGCCGACGTGCGGCGCAACATCATGGCTTCGCGGGCCGACTTGTTCATCCAGCCGCGGCAGGGGACGGACTTGGTTTGGCTGTCGGCCGTCACGAAGTACATCATCGATCAGGGACGGCATGATGAGGCCTTTTTGCGCGAGCACGTCAACGGATTTGACGCGTACGTCCGTTCGCTCGAGAAATTTACGCTCGACTATGCGAGCGAGGTCTGCGGCCTGCGCAAGGAGGACATGATTCGCGTCGCAGAGATGATCATGGCAGCGGAACGAGTGGCGGTCTGCTGGGCCATGGGTGTGACGCAGCACCGCGGTGGAAGCGACACGTCGACGGCCATCTGCAACCTGCTCCTGGTGACCGGGAACGTGGCGCGTCCCGGGACCGGCGCGTACCCGCTCCGCGGCCACAACAACGTGCAGGGTGCGGGAGATATGGGCTGTGCGCCGCCGTTTTTGCCTGGTTACGAGCGGATCGACAACGAGGTTCAGCGGCGCAAGTGGGAGGCGCTGTGGGGTGCCGAACTGCCGACGACGCCCGGTCTGAACAACCACCAGATGGTGGATGCGATTCACGAGGGCAAGCTCAAGGCGATGTACCTGTGCGGCGAGGACATGGCCGTGGTGGATTCCAACATCAACTACGTGGAGGACGCCTTCCGCAAACTCGAATTCTTCGTCGTGCAGGACGTGTTTCTCTCGAAGACCGCTCAGTTTGCAGACGTGGTGTTGCCGGCCTGTCCGAGCCTCGAAAAGGAAGGGACATTCACGAATACGGAGCGGCGCATCCAGCGTCTGTATCGCGTGCTCGAGCCGCTCGGCGACGCGAAGCCGGACTGGGAGATCATTCAGATGGTCGCAAATCGCTTCGGCGCCAACTGGAACTACGCCTCGCCGCGCGAGATCTTTGAGGAAATGGCGAGCACGGCCGACTTGTTCCGCGGCGCCACCTACGAACGCCTGGAAGGCTACGGAAGCCTGCAGTGGCCCGTTCTGCCAGACGGCACCGATACGCCGCTCCTCTACACGGACGGGTTTGCGTTCCCCGACAAAAAGGCACGGCTGTACCCGGTCGACTGGACGCCGCCCATCGAAGTCGGGGAGGAATATGATCTCGAGTTGAACAACGGCCGCTTGCTCGAGCATTTCCACGAAGGCAACATGACGAGCCGCGTACCAGGCATTCACGCCAAGGTGCCGGAGACCTACGTGGAAATTTCGCCAGAGCTCGCCAAGGAGCGCGGCGTGCAGGACGGCGCGTGGGTCCGGCTGGTGTCGCCCTACGGCAGCATCCGCGTGCGGGTCGTCGTCACGGATCGCGTCTCCGGTAAGCGCGTGTACGTGCCGCTTCTGTCCCATGCCGACGAGGAGGCCGTGAACCGCCTGACGTCGAGCGATCACGACACCGCGACCTACACCCCCGCTTACAAGGAGATGCGCGTGCGGATGGAGGTCATTCAATCGTGCGGCGAATCGCCGATGAAGCGCGGGAACTTCCGGCTCGGCAAGCCAAATCCGCAACCCGGTGTCAATGTGGAGAAAAAATGGGCGCGCAAGGACTATGTCCCGCTCGTCACCGAAGGCGCGAACGTGAGGGAGGGTTGA
- a CDS encoding DUF2294 domain-containing protein, with product MPKSREQAFNEIVRRVRKECFGKGPERIHTVFIENMAICVLQGNLTPTEKFISRTAEGAEMVRLARTSMIQELYKRKVPEGLEEVAGSRFLYLFSDFKVEEDMGVSVFIFEKPIPREPLPDGELRFGKQGNPAQESAE from the coding sequence ATGCCGAAAAGCCGGGAACAGGCGTTTAACGAGATCGTGCGCAGGGTGCGAAAAGAGTGTTTCGGCAAGGGACCGGAGCGCATTCACACGGTGTTTATTGAAAACATGGCCATTTGCGTGTTGCAAGGCAATCTCACCCCGACGGAGAAGTTCATCAGCCGGACGGCCGAAGGGGCGGAGATGGTGCGCCTGGCCCGCACGAGCATGATTCAGGAGCTGTACAAGCGGAAGGTGCCGGAGGGACTTGAGGAGGTGGCGGGTTCGCGCTTTTTGTATCTCTTCTCGGACTTCAAGGTCGAGGAGGATATGGGGGTATCCGTGTTCATCTTCGAAAAGCCGATTCCGAGGGAACCCCTGCCGGACGGGGAGCTGCGGTTTGGGAAACAGGGAAATCCAGCACAAGAATCCGCAGAATGA
- a CDS encoding DUF1641 domain-containing protein: MAEPIRMIERREETPEERRDRALAKLADQLALEEKAALRALELLALAEEKGLLPMLTALLARGDRVLAHAVDLLARDEYASALQNAIGLAQALGKFDPGALAKLVDGAAAGLADAQKQAEGSAKSLGIFELLGLLKDPDVAYAIRFCVGFLSGLGKSLRQERAPE; encoded by the coding sequence GTGGCGGAACCCATTCGCATGATCGAGCGCCGAGAGGAGACGCCTGAGGAGCGGCGAGATCGCGCGCTCGCCAAGCTCGCCGATCAGCTGGCGCTCGAGGAGAAGGCCGCGCTGCGCGCCCTTGAGTTGTTGGCGCTCGCGGAAGAAAAGGGCCTGCTGCCCATGTTGACCGCGCTCCTCGCGCGTGGCGATCGCGTCCTCGCGCATGCAGTCGACCTGTTGGCTCGCGACGAGTACGCCTCGGCGCTGCAGAATGCCATCGGCCTAGCTCAAGCGCTCGGCAAGTTTGACCCCGGCGCGCTCGCGAAGCTCGTCGACGGAGCCGCCGCCGGCTTGGCGGATGCGCAAAAACAGGCAGAGGGCAGCGCGAAGTCGCTCGGCATATTCGAGCTTCTTGGGCTGCTGAAGGATCCGGACGTCGCGTACGCCATTCGCTTCTGCGTCGGCTTTTTGTCCGGCTTGGGCAAGTCACTCCGACAAGAACGTGCGCCGGAGTGA
- a CDS encoding NAD(P)/FAD-dependent oxidoreductase: MKGIVILGAGYGGLAAALELDRHGIPFTLINREPYHTFKTLLHEVAGARHDAHTYALSLEDLFHRTTSEVLIADVKRLALSDKLVETDRGTLPYDTLIVALGSHTATFGLPGVAEYAFRLDSLRAAMELHHHVEREIKRYQETGDPLHLRFLVAGGGLTGVELMGEWADALPSRLRHLGLPTTDLYLGLIHAHGELLPDVDPELRAVAQSKLVERGVDLILNERVAGADPEAYVLASGQKVVGHTLVWTGGVEAPPLLKDAGLPVDARNRVHVDPFLKARGFEDVYVIGDCARFEDAKGNVLPPTGQVAEQMGHHLGANLVRQAHGRSPLPFVYHDHGTVASLGPKYGVAEIGRHHATGATALVLKDGSKMKYLMHLGGPVTLLKKYRQWLEI; this comes from the coding sequence ATGAAAGGTATCGTCATTCTCGGGGCGGGCTACGGCGGACTCGCCGCAGCTCTGGAACTCGACCGTCACGGTATCCCATTCACCCTGATCAATCGCGAGCCCTACCACACCTTTAAGACGCTTCTGCACGAAGTCGCGGGCGCCAGGCATGATGCTCACACCTACGCCCTGTCGCTCGAAGATCTGTTTCATCGCACAACGAGCGAAGTTCTCATCGCCGACGTGAAGCGCCTCGCATTGTCGGACAAGCTCGTGGAGACCGATCGCGGCACGCTGCCCTACGACACGCTGATTGTGGCCCTCGGCAGCCACACGGCGACCTTCGGCCTGCCGGGCGTCGCGGAGTACGCGTTTCGCCTCGATTCTCTGCGGGCGGCGATGGAACTCCACCACCACGTGGAGCGCGAAATCAAGCGGTACCAGGAGACCGGCGATCCGCTTCACCTGAGGTTCCTCGTGGCCGGCGGCGGGCTCACCGGCGTGGAGCTCATGGGCGAATGGGCCGATGCGCTGCCGAGCCGCCTGCGCCATCTAGGACTCCCCACGACCGACTTGTACCTTGGCCTGATTCACGCCCACGGCGAACTGCTGCCCGACGTCGATCCAGAGCTAAGGGCCGTCGCCCAGAGCAAGCTCGTGGAGCGCGGCGTCGACCTCATCTTGAACGAACGCGTCGCGGGCGCCGACCCAGAGGCGTACGTCCTCGCGTCCGGCCAAAAAGTGGTTGGCCATACGCTCGTTTGGACAGGAGGCGTCGAAGCGCCGCCGCTCTTGAAAGACGCGGGCCTTCCAGTTGACGCCCGGAATCGGGTACACGTGGACCCGTTTCTCAAGGCGCGGGGCTTCGAAGACGTGTACGTCATCGGCGACTGCGCGCGCTTCGAAGACGCGAAAGGCAACGTGCTGCCGCCGACCGGTCAGGTAGCGGAACAGATGGGGCACCACCTCGGCGCGAACTTGGTCCGGCAGGCGCACGGCCGCTCACCCCTGCCCTTTGTCTACCACGATCACGGCACTGTGGCGTCGCTCGGCCCGAAGTACGGCGTCGCCGAAATCGGCCGTCATCATGCGACTGGCGCGACCGCTTTGGTGCTGAAAGATGGATCCAAGATGAAGTACCTCATGCACCTGGGCGGCCCGGTGACCCTCCTCAAGAAATATCGACAATGGTTGGAAATCTAA